In Streptomyces canus, one DNA window encodes the following:
- a CDS encoding DUF3311 domain-containing protein has protein sequence MSDAPEVRPPVVTPARVVIALCLFAPFVAMLWVGSYAKVDPAFIGIPFFYWYQMLWVLISTALTMTAYKLWQRDQRARHGGTK, from the coding sequence ATGTCGGACGCACCTGAAGTGAGACCGCCGGTGGTGACACCGGCAAGGGTGGTCATCGCCCTCTGTCTGTTCGCCCCGTTCGTGGCGATGCTGTGGGTCGGCTCGTACGCCAAGGTCGACCCCGCGTTCATCGGCATCCCGTTCTTCTACTGGTACCAGATGCTGTGGGTGCTGATCTCCACCGCGCTGACGATGACCGCGTACAAGCTGTGGCAGCGTGACCAGCGTGCCCGCCACGGAGGTACCAAGTGA
- a CDS encoding extracellular solute-binding protein: MKRKLAAAIGIAGMVVSVAACGNSDSGSSDNSGADAKELTVWLTVDAQNNWPELVKAADAAVQKKHPGIKINHEYYGWPDKNTKLDAVLATDKAPDVVEMGNTEMLGYMVKGAFAPLDTAKFTNSSAWLDGLKASVSYDGKTYGVPYYAGGRVGNWRKDLFASVGVKSTPKTYAELTAALDKVQKKEGDKFSAWYQPTRDWYAAMSFVYDAGGSIAKEDGGQWKGNLSSPESVKGLTEFKNVVDTYMHGDKTKDESDRYIVYGQGKSGMIFGAAWEGATSADPKNDKTGKLKGNLENFVMPGPSGKNMPVFLGGSDLAVPVKSKAQAVAAEWINAFTGPSGQKGLMAKGNLPNNKTDLATLKNDPATAVPATAAESNWFVPMAPGWGQVEKAQVLQNMLQNIGTGKKSVEAAAKEADAAIDKVINTK, encoded by the coding sequence GTGAAGCGCAAGCTGGCAGCCGCGATCGGTATCGCGGGCATGGTGGTCTCCGTCGCGGCATGTGGGAACAGCGACAGCGGAAGTTCGGACAACAGCGGCGCGGACGCCAAGGAGCTGACCGTCTGGCTCACCGTCGACGCTCAGAACAACTGGCCCGAGCTGGTGAAGGCCGCGGACGCCGCGGTCCAGAAGAAGCACCCCGGCATCAAGATCAACCACGAGTACTACGGCTGGCCGGACAAGAACACCAAGCTCGACGCGGTCCTCGCCACCGACAAGGCCCCCGACGTGGTCGAGATGGGCAATACCGAGATGCTGGGCTACATGGTCAAGGGCGCCTTCGCGCCCCTGGACACAGCGAAGTTCACCAACTCGTCCGCCTGGCTCGACGGTCTCAAGGCCTCGGTGTCCTACGACGGCAAGACCTACGGCGTCCCCTACTACGCGGGCGGTCGCGTCGGCAACTGGCGCAAGGACCTCTTCGCCTCGGTCGGCGTCAAGTCCACGCCGAAGACCTACGCGGAGCTCACCGCCGCCCTGGACAAGGTCCAGAAGAAGGAGGGCGACAAGTTCTCCGCCTGGTACCAGCCCACCCGTGACTGGTACGCGGCCATGTCCTTCGTCTACGACGCCGGCGGCTCCATCGCCAAGGAGGACGGCGGCCAGTGGAAGGGCAACCTCTCCTCGCCGGAGTCCGTCAAGGGCCTCACCGAGTTCAAGAACGTCGTCGACACGTACATGCACGGCGACAAGACCAAGGACGAGTCCGACCGTTACATCGTCTACGGCCAGGGCAAGTCCGGCATGATCTTCGGCGCTGCCTGGGAGGGCGCGACCTCCGCCGACCCGAAGAACGACAAGACCGGCAAGCTCAAGGGCAACCTCGAGAACTTCGTGATGCCCGGCCCGTCCGGCAAGAACATGCCCGTCTTCCTGGGCGGTTCGGACCTCGCCGTCCCGGTGAAGTCGAAGGCGCAGGCCGTCGCCGCCGAGTGGATCAACGCCTTCACCGGCCCCTCCGGCCAGAAGGGCCTGATGGCCAAGGGCAACCTGCCCAACAACAAGACCGACCTCGCCACCCTGAAGAACGACCCGGCGACCGCGGTCCCGGCCACCGCGGCCGAGTCCAACTGGTTCGTCCCGATGGCGCCCGGTTGGGGCCAGGTCGAGAAGGCCCAGGTCCTGCAGAACATGCTGCAGAACATCGGCACCGGCAAGAAGTCGGTCGAGGCCGCCGCGAAGGAGGCGGACGCCGCGATCGACAAGGTCATCAACACCAAGTGA
- the mctP gene encoding monocarboxylate uptake permease MctP, which yields MNDGVNGVALAVFIIFFLAVTVMGFLAARWRKAENEHSLDEWGLGGRSFGTWVTWFLLGGDLYTAYTFVAVPAAIYAAGAAGFFAVPYTILVYPLIFTFLPRLWSVSHKHGYVTTSDFVRGRFGSKGLSLAVAVTGILATMPYIALQLVGIQAVLDVMGVGGGENTNWFVKDLPLLIAFGVLAAYTYSSGLRAPALIAFVKDTLIYIVIAVAIIYIPIKLGGFDDVFGAASEKYTAAKAGGLVPLEAGQWTYATLALGSALALFMYPHSITATLSSRSREVIRRNTTILPLYSLMLGLLALLGFMAIAAGVKVTNPQLAIPQLFEDMFPDWFAGVAFAAIGIGALVPAAIMSIAAANLFTRNIYKDFIKPDATPAQETKVSKLVSLLVKVGALVFVLTMDKTVAINFQLLGGIWILQTFPALVGGLFTRWFHRWALLAGWAVGMIYGTVAAYGVASPTQKHFGGSAKEIPGIGEIGYIGLTAFVLNVVVTVVLTFALKAAKVPDGVDETSPEDYTADAGDPGVQVELPPATAGTTH from the coding sequence GTGAACGACGGCGTCAACGGCGTGGCACTCGCCGTCTTCATCATCTTCTTCCTGGCCGTCACGGTCATGGGCTTCCTGGCCGCGCGCTGGCGCAAGGCCGAGAACGAGCACAGCCTCGACGAATGGGGCCTGGGCGGACGGTCGTTCGGCACCTGGGTCACCTGGTTCCTGCTCGGCGGCGACCTCTACACCGCGTACACCTTCGTCGCGGTCCCCGCGGCGATCTACGCGGCGGGCGCGGCCGGCTTCTTCGCGGTGCCGTACACCATCCTGGTGTACCCGCTGATCTTCACGTTCCTGCCCCGCCTGTGGTCGGTCTCCCACAAGCACGGATACGTGACGACCTCGGACTTCGTGCGCGGCCGCTTCGGCTCCAAGGGCCTGTCGCTGGCGGTGGCGGTCACCGGCATCCTCGCGACCATGCCGTACATCGCGCTCCAACTGGTCGGTATCCAGGCGGTCCTCGATGTGATGGGCGTCGGCGGCGGCGAGAACACGAACTGGTTCGTCAAGGACCTCCCGCTGCTGATCGCCTTCGGTGTCCTCGCGGCCTACACGTACTCCTCCGGCCTCCGGGCCCCCGCTCTGATCGCGTTCGTGAAGGACACGCTGATCTACATCGTCATCGCGGTGGCGATCATCTACATCCCGATCAAGCTGGGCGGGTTCGACGACGTCTTCGGCGCGGCAAGCGAGAAGTACACGGCGGCCAAGGCCGGCGGCCTCGTCCCGCTGGAGGCGGGCCAGTGGACCTACGCCACGCTGGCACTGGGCTCCGCACTCGCGCTCTTCATGTACCCGCACTCGATCACCGCGACGCTCTCCTCCCGCAGCCGGGAGGTGATCCGCCGCAACACCACGATCCTGCCGCTGTACTCACTGATGCTGGGCCTGCTCGCGCTGCTCGGCTTCATGGCGATCGCGGCCGGAGTCAAGGTCACCAACCCGCAGTTGGCGATCCCGCAGCTCTTCGAGGACATGTTCCCGGACTGGTTCGCGGGCGTGGCCTTCGCGGCGATCGGCATCGGCGCGCTCGTGCCCGCGGCCATCATGTCGATCGCGGCCGCGAACCTGTTCACCCGCAACATCTACAAGGACTTCATCAAGCCGGACGCCACACCCGCGCAGGAGACCAAGGTCTCCAAGCTGGTCTCGCTCCTGGTGAAGGTGGGCGCGCTGGTCTTCGTCCTCACGATGGACAAGACGGTCGCCATCAACTTCCAGCTCCTGGGCGGCATCTGGATCCTCCAGACCTTCCCGGCCCTGGTCGGCGGCCTCTTCACCCGCTGGTTCCACCGCTGGGCCCTGCTCGCCGGCTGGGCGGTCGGCATGATCTACGGCACGGTCGCCGCGTATGGCGTCGCCTCCCCGACCCAGAAGCACTTCGGCGGCTCGGCGAAGGAGATCCCGGGCATCGGCGAGATCGGCTACATCGGCCTGACGGCGTTCGTGCTCAACGTCGTCGTGACGGTGGTCCTGACCTTCGCCCTGAAGGCGGCCAAGGTCCCCGACGGCGTGGACGAGACCAGCCCGGAGGACTACACGGCGGACGCGGGCGACCCCGGGGTCCAGGTGGAGCTTCCGCCGGCGACCGCGGGTACGACCCACTAG
- a CDS encoding glycoside hydrolase family 3 protein has protein sequence MTTFASGTDTLTRDALTVLQPGFTGTTAPDWLLRRLGEGLASVGLFGRNIASPQQLTALTAQLRAERDDVLVAIDEEGGDVTRLEVRTGSSFPGNHALGAVDDVELTREVAAELGRRLAACGVNLNWAPSADVNSNPSNPVIGVRSFGASSTLVARHTAAYVTGLQSAGVAACTKHFPGHGDTAVDSHHALPRIDVDTSVLGSRELSPFRAAIAAGTRAVMTAHILVPALDPDRPATLSGRVLTDLLRGELGYTGLIVTDGMEMQAIAGTYGIERGSVLAIAAGADAICVGGGLADDETVRRLRDALVSAVRSGELPEERLAQAAERVRTLAHWTAAGAADTQLPADAEVGLRAARRALRITGADGFTPLTTAPYVAAFTPVANVAVGDETPWGVAAELARLIPGTETGSFAGEDAGLATLAAAGPRRIVAVVRDEHRHSWMGAALDTVLRTRPDTIVIEMGLPQAPARGALHIATHGAARVCARAAAEIIAGE, from the coding sequence ATGACGACATTCGCCAGCGGCACAGACACGCTGACCCGCGACGCGCTGACCGTCCTGCAGCCCGGCTTCACCGGCACCACCGCCCCCGACTGGCTGCTGCGCCGCCTCGGCGAGGGCCTCGCCTCGGTCGGCCTGTTCGGCCGCAACATCGCCTCGCCGCAGCAACTGACCGCCCTGACGGCCCAGTTGCGCGCCGAGCGCGACGACGTCCTGGTGGCCATCGACGAGGAGGGCGGTGACGTCACCCGCCTGGAGGTGCGCACCGGCTCGTCCTTCCCCGGCAACCACGCCCTCGGCGCGGTGGACGACGTGGAACTGACACGGGAGGTGGCCGCGGAACTCGGCCGTCGTCTCGCGGCCTGCGGGGTGAACCTCAACTGGGCCCCGTCGGCCGACGTGAACTCGAACCCGTCCAACCCGGTGATCGGCGTCCGCTCCTTCGGGGCCTCCTCGACACTGGTCGCCCGCCACACCGCCGCCTACGTCACCGGCCTCCAGTCGGCGGGTGTGGCGGCGTGCACCAAGCACTTCCCGGGCCACGGCGACACGGCGGTCGACTCCCACCACGCGCTCCCACGCATCGACGTGGACACCTCTGTCCTGGGATCGCGGGAGCTCTCCCCGTTCCGCGCGGCCATCGCCGCCGGAACCCGCGCGGTGATGACCGCCCACATCCTGGTCCCGGCCCTGGACCCGGACCGCCCGGCCACGTTGTCCGGCCGGGTGCTGACCGACCTGCTCCGCGGCGAACTCGGCTACACCGGCCTCATCGTCACCGACGGCATGGAGATGCAGGCCATCGCCGGCACCTACGGCATCGAGCGGGGCAGCGTCCTGGCCATTGCCGCCGGTGCCGACGCGATCTGCGTGGGCGGCGGCCTGGCCGACGACGAGACGGTACGGCGCCTGCGCGACGCCCTGGTCTCCGCGGTGCGCTCGGGTGAACTCCCCGAGGAGCGGCTCGCACAAGCGGCGGAGCGCGTGCGCACGCTGGCCCACTGGACGGCGGCCGGCGCGGCCGACACGCAGCTGCCGGCCGACGCGGAGGTGGGACTGCGCGCGGCCCGAAGGGCGTTGCGCATCACGGGCGCGGACGGCTTCACCCCCCTCACCACGGCGCCCTACGTCGCCGCCTTCACCCCGGTGGCCAATGTGGCCGTCGGCGACGAAACGCCCTGGGGCGTCGCCGCCGAACTCGCCCGGCTGATCCCGGGCACGGAAACGGGCAGCTTCGCCGGCGAGGACGCGGGCCTCGCCACCCTGGCCGCGGCCGGCCCCCGCCGCATCGTGGCCGTGGTGCGCGACGAACACCGCCACTCCTGGATGGGAGCGGCCCTGGACACCGTCCTCAGAACCCGCCCCGACACGATCGTGATCGAGATGGGCCTCCCTCAGGCCCCCGCCCGAGGAGCCCTGCACATCGCGACCCACGGCGCCGCCCGGGTCTGCGCCAGAGCGGCGGCGGAGATCATCGCGGGGGAGTAG
- the nagB gene encoding glucosamine-6-phosphate deaminase codes for MEVVIVPDAKAGGELIAGAMAQLLRHKPDALLGVATGSTPLPIYEALAAKVRSGAVDASRARIAQLDEYVGLPAEHPESYRSVLRREVLEPLGVPMSSFMGPDGTAEDIPGACEAYDSALAEAGGVDLQVLGIGTDGHIGFNEPCSSLASRTRIKTLTEQTRVDNARFFDGDIEQVPHHVITQGIGTILEARHLVLLATGEGKADAVAATVEGPVAAVCPASALQLHPHATVVVDEGAASKLKLADYFRHTFVNKPDWQGI; via the coding sequence GTGGAAGTTGTCATCGTTCCGGATGCCAAGGCGGGTGGCGAGCTCATCGCCGGGGCCATGGCCCAGTTGCTCCGGCACAAGCCCGACGCCCTGCTCGGCGTGGCGACCGGCTCGACCCCGCTGCCCATCTACGAGGCGCTGGCGGCCAAGGTGCGGTCCGGCGCCGTGGACGCCTCGCGGGCGCGGATAGCCCAGCTCGACGAGTACGTGGGGCTGCCGGCCGAGCATCCGGAGTCGTACCGTTCGGTGCTGCGGCGCGAGGTGCTGGAGCCGCTGGGGGTACCGATGTCCTCGTTCATGGGGCCGGACGGGACGGCCGAGGACATCCCCGGCGCCTGTGAGGCCTATGACTCGGCGCTGGCCGAAGCCGGGGGTGTGGATCTGCAGGTGCTCGGGATCGGGACGGACGGGCACATCGGTTTCAACGAGCCGTGTTCCTCGCTGGCCTCGCGGACTCGGATCAAGACCTTGACCGAGCAGACCCGGGTGGACAACGCGCGGTTCTTCGACGGGGACATCGAGCAGGTCCCGCATCACGTCATCACCCAGGGCATCGGGACGATCCTGGAGGCTCGGCATCTGGTGCTGCTCGCCACGGGTGAGGGGAAGGCCGATGCGGTCGCGGCGACGGTGGAGGGGCCGGTCGCCGCGGTGTGTCCTGCGTCGGCGCTTCAGCTGCATCCGCACGCGACGGTCGTGGTCGACGAGGGCGCCGCTTCCAAGTTGAAGCTGGCGGACTACTTCCGGCACACGTTTGTCAACAAGCCCGACTGGCAGGGGATTTAG
- a CDS encoding GNAT family N-acetyltransferase, which translates to MDILIRPAVPADYEPLGEITAQAYLQDGLLLFGQSDWYLEELKDVAKRASAADVLVATENDDILGGVTFVPSGGPLADLARPGEAEIRMLAVAHAARGRGMGHALVQACVDRASGVATGVVLCTQPTMHTAHRIYERLGFTRAPERDWKPIPGDDFTLLTYELTL; encoded by the coding sequence ATGGACATCCTGATCCGCCCCGCGGTACCCGCCGACTACGAGCCCCTCGGTGAGATCACCGCCCAGGCCTACCTCCAGGACGGCCTTCTCCTGTTCGGTCAGAGCGACTGGTACCTCGAAGAACTCAAGGACGTGGCCAAGCGGGCATCCGCCGCGGACGTCCTGGTGGCCACGGAGAACGACGACATCCTCGGCGGGGTCACCTTCGTCCCCTCCGGGGGCCCTCTGGCCGACCTCGCCCGCCCCGGAGAGGCGGAGATCCGCATGCTCGCGGTGGCGCACGCGGCCCGGGGCAGAGGCATGGGGCATGCCCTCGTACAGGCCTGCGTCGACCGCGCGAGCGGCGTGGCCACCGGCGTCGTCCTGTGCACCCAGCCCACGATGCACACCGCCCACCGCATCTACGAACGCCTCGGCTTCACCCGCGCCCCCGAGCGCGACTGGAAACCGATACCCGGCGACGACTTCACGCTTCTCACCTACGAGTTGACGCTTTGA
- a CDS encoding SIS domain-containing protein yields MTTVTTPDPQRDLPGRIMAREMAEQPAVLRRILDEGAPAIRKVAQEIAARAPRFVLLTARGTSDNAALYAKYLLEIRLGLPCGLTSMSTTTAYGARPDLTDVLVITVSQSGGSPDLVASTRAAREAGALTLAVTNNPDSPLAGVSEYHVDIMAGPEKALPATKTYTASLLALYLFVEGLRGGDGAPARVLPDLAAGLLARQDEVRALAARYRFAERMVITSRGYGYPTAKEAALKLMETSYIPALAYSGADLMHGPLAMVDNVSPVIAVVTDGKGGEALQPVLDRLRGRGADLVVVGPRSQVEQASAGFVLPTENVAEEVQPVLEIIPLQLLAYEVTIARGQDPDAPRALAKVTETH; encoded by the coding sequence ATGACCACCGTCACGACACCCGACCCCCAGCGCGACCTGCCCGGCCGGATCATGGCCCGCGAGATGGCCGAACAGCCCGCCGTCCTGCGCCGCATCCTGGACGAGGGCGCCCCGGCGATCCGCAAGGTCGCCCAGGAGATCGCCGCCCGCGCACCCCGCTTCGTCCTGCTGACCGCCCGCGGCACCTCCGACAACGCGGCCCTCTACGCCAAATACCTCCTCGAAATCCGCCTCGGGCTGCCCTGCGGCCTGACCTCCATGTCGACCACCACCGCCTACGGGGCCCGCCCCGACCTCACCGACGTCCTGGTCATCACCGTCAGTCAGTCCGGCGGCTCCCCGGACCTGGTGGCCTCGACCCGGGCAGCCCGCGAGGCCGGCGCCCTCACCCTCGCGGTGACCAACAACCCCGACTCCCCGCTGGCCGGCGTCTCCGAATACCACGTCGACATCATGGCCGGACCGGAGAAGGCCCTTCCCGCGACCAAGACGTATACGGCCTCCCTCCTCGCCCTCTATCTCTTCGTCGAAGGTCTGCGGGGCGGCGACGGCGCTCCCGCCCGGGTGCTGCCGGACCTGGCCGCCGGACTGCTCGCCCGGCAGGACGAGGTCCGCGCCCTCGCCGCCCGCTACCGCTTCGCCGAGCGCATGGTGATCACCTCCCGCGGCTACGGCTATCCCACCGCCAAGGAAGCCGCCCTCAAGCTGATGGAGACCAGCTACATCCCCGCGCTCGCCTACTCGGGTGCCGACCTGATGCACGGCCCCCTCGCCATGGTCGACAACGTCTCGCCGGTCATCGCGGTCGTCACCGACGGCAAGGGCGGCGAGGCCCTCCAGCCCGTCCTCGACCGCCTGCGCGGCCGGGGCGCGGACCTGGTCGTGGTCGGCCCCCGGAGCCAGGTCGAGCAGGCCTCGGCCGGCTTCGTCCTGCCGACCGAGAACGTGGCCGAGGAGGTCCAGCCCGTCCTGGAGATCATCCCGCTCCAGCTCCTGGCCTACGAGGTCACGATCGCCCGCGGCCAGGACCCGGACGCACCGCGCGCCCTGGCGAAGGTGACGGAAACGCACTGA
- a CDS encoding carbohydrate ABC transporter permease, with protein sequence MSAADTTTPTEVPPPMSVPPPSRPVLPRRKRTFNATPWLLLAPCLLILVLVLGYPLVRLVTLSFQKFGQSQLWGFLPADWVGFDNFTGVLDDGEFWAVVVRTFVFAAGCVIFTMVAGMLIALLLQRVSGWVKTLVNIALVASWGMPIIVATTVFKWLFDADYGILNALLSKLPGVEMIGHNWFASGPQGLAVIMLLVVWGAVPFVVITLSAGLTQVPAELEEAARLDGAGAWGIFRYVTLPILKPLIVMLTTLSVIWDMGVFPQVFVMRNGHPEPEFQILTTYSYDRAFVVNDYGQGSAIALITVLLLLGVVAVYMRQMLKIGEVE encoded by the coding sequence ATGAGTGCCGCAGACACGACCACCCCCACCGAGGTGCCGCCGCCGATGTCGGTACCACCGCCGTCCAGGCCGGTTCTGCCGCGCAGAAAGCGGACCTTCAACGCCACGCCCTGGCTCCTGCTCGCCCCCTGTCTGCTGATCCTGGTGCTGGTCCTCGGCTATCCGCTGGTCCGCCTGGTCACGCTGTCCTTCCAGAAGTTCGGACAGTCCCAGCTGTGGGGCTTCCTGCCCGCGGACTGGGTCGGATTCGACAACTTCACCGGCGTCCTCGACGACGGCGAGTTCTGGGCGGTCGTCGTCCGGACCTTCGTCTTCGCGGCGGGCTGCGTGATCTTCACCATGGTCGCCGGCATGCTCATCGCGCTGCTGCTCCAGCGGGTCTCCGGCTGGGTGAAGACCCTCGTCAACATCGCGCTGGTGGCCAGCTGGGGCATGCCGATCATCGTCGCCACCACGGTCTTCAAGTGGCTGTTCGACGCGGACTACGGCATCCTCAACGCGCTGCTCAGCAAGCTGCCCGGGGTCGAGATGATCGGCCACAACTGGTTCGCGAGCGGCCCTCAGGGCCTGGCCGTGATCATGCTGCTCGTGGTCTGGGGCGCGGTGCCGTTCGTCGTGATCACCCTGAGCGCCGGGCTCACCCAGGTCCCGGCCGAGCTGGAGGAGGCGGCCCGGCTGGACGGCGCGGGCGCGTGGGGCATCTTCCGGTACGTCACCCTGCCGATCCTCAAGCCGCTCATCGTGATGCTGACGACCCTCTCGGTCATCTGGGACATGGGCGTCTTCCCCCAGGTGTTCGTCATGCGCAACGGCCACCCGGAGCCTGAGTTCCAGATACTGACGACGTACTCGTACGACCGCGCCTTCGTGGTCAACGACTACGGGCAGGGTTCGGCGATCGCCCTCATCACCGTGCTCCTGCTGCTCGGGGTCGTCGCGGTCTACATGCGCCAGATGCTGAAGATCGGAGAGGTCGAATGA
- a CDS encoding GntR family transcriptional regulator, which produces MSSDVSSAETEGGAGVRTARVPKYYRLKKHLLDMTETQSPGTPVPPERTLAAEFDTSRTTVRQALQELVVEGRLERIQGKGTFVAKPKVSQALQLTSYTEDMRAQGLEPTSQLLDIGYITADDRLAELLDITAGGRVLRIERLRMANAEPMAIETTHLSAKRFPALRRSLVKYTSLYTALAEVYDVHLAEAEETIETSLATPREAGLLGTDVGLPMLMLSRHSFDKTGEPVEWVRSVYRGDRYKFVARLKRPVD; this is translated from the coding sequence ATGAGCAGCGACGTCAGCAGTGCGGAGACCGAGGGCGGGGCAGGCGTCCGTACCGCGCGCGTGCCCAAGTACTACCGCCTGAAGAAGCACCTGCTCGACATGACGGAGACCCAGTCGCCCGGCACGCCGGTACCGCCCGAGCGCACGCTGGCCGCCGAGTTCGACACCTCCCGCACCACCGTGCGCCAGGCCCTCCAGGAGCTGGTGGTCGAGGGCCGGCTCGAGCGCATCCAGGGCAAGGGCACCTTCGTCGCCAAGCCGAAGGTCTCGCAGGCGCTGCAACTCACCTCCTACACCGAGGACATGCGCGCCCAGGGTCTCGAACCCACCTCGCAGCTGCTCGACATCGGCTACATCACCGCCGACGACCGTCTCGCCGAGCTCCTCGACATCACCGCCGGCGGCCGGGTGCTGCGCATCGAGCGCCTGCGCATGGCCAACGCCGAGCCGATGGCCATCGAGACGACCCACCTCTCCGCCAAGCGCTTCCCGGCCCTGCGCAGGTCACTGGTCAAGTACACGTCCCTCTACACGGCGCTCGCCGAGGTCTACGACGTCCACCTCGCCGAGGCCGAGGAGACCATCGAGACCTCCCTGGCCACCCCCCGCGAGGCGGGCCTGCTCGGCACCGACGTGGGCCTGCCGATGCTGATGCTGTCCCGCCACTCGTTCGACAAGACGGGCGAGCCGGTGGAGTGGGTGCGCTCGGTGTACCGGGGCGACCGGTACAAGTTCGTGGCCCGCCTCAAGAGGCCTGTCGACTAG
- a CDS encoding carbohydrate ABC transporter permease: MSTLAPGARRKSKAGWNLLGLLVFVTAGFPVYWMVNTAFKPAKDAIDPDPSLLPTGLTLGNFSRALDIADFWGPVGRSLIVSLSVVAIGVVVGTLAALAISRFAFRGRKIVIVGILAVQMIPLVAMIIPVFLLLNDLDQYDKLSGLIITYLTFILPFTVWTLRGFIVNIPKELEEAAMVDGCSPTGAFLRVVFPLLAPGMVATSVYAFIQAWNEYLYALMLLSQKNQTATVWLGNFTTKHGTEYAPMMAGSTMMAVPIVVLFLLVQRKMAAGLTAGAVKG; this comes from the coding sequence ATGAGCACGCTCGCTCCTGGGGCCCGCCGGAAGTCCAAGGCCGGCTGGAACCTCCTCGGCCTCCTCGTCTTCGTCACCGCAGGCTTCCCCGTCTACTGGATGGTGAACACGGCGTTCAAACCGGCGAAGGACGCCATCGACCCGGACCCGAGCCTGCTGCCGACGGGGTTGACGCTGGGCAACTTCAGCCGCGCGCTGGACATCGCCGACTTCTGGGGCCCGGTCGGCCGCAGCCTGATCGTCTCCCTGTCGGTCGTGGCGATCGGCGTCGTGGTCGGCACCCTGGCCGCCCTCGCCATCTCCCGCTTCGCCTTCCGCGGCCGCAAAATCGTGATCGTGGGCATCCTCGCGGTCCAGATGATCCCCCTGGTCGCGATGATCATCCCGGTCTTCCTGCTCCTCAACGACCTCGACCAGTACGACAAGTTGTCGGGTCTGATCATCACGTACCTGACCTTCATCCTCCCCTTCACGGTGTGGACGCTGCGCGGCTTCATCGTCAACATCCCGAAGGAGCTGGAGGAGGCGGCGATGGTCGACGGCTGCTCGCCCACGGGCGCCTTTCTGCGGGTGGTCTTCCCGCTGCTGGCCCCCGGCATGGTCGCCACCTCGGTCTACGCCTTCATCCAGGCCTGGAACGAGTACCTCTACGCCCTCATGCTGCTCAGCCAGAAGAACCAGACCGCGACCGTCTGGCTCGGCAACTTCACCACCAAACACGGCACCGAATACGCCCCCATGATGGCCGGTTCCACCATGATGGCCGTGCCGATCGTGGTCCTCTTCCTCCTCGTCCAGCGCAAGATGGCCGCGGGCCTCACCGCGGGCGCCGTGAAGGGATAA